The Elaeis guineensis isolate ETL-2024a chromosome 3, EG11, whole genome shotgun sequence region aatagatgcagtATTTTGTTCAACTGAACTAATCACAGGTATCAAAAGAGATAATATGATGAATATAGGGGAGGAATATGTATCAGTAGGTAACGTTTTCACCACTAAAGACATTAAGGGATGACCAACAACTGATAGAAAAACTTATCGTGAAGCTGACTATTTCCAGCTGAGGTGCCCCTATGGCAAGTATCAATTCAATTCCCTTTCTCACTAAACACTTCTTAGATGATTCAATTATTCATAATTACAATACAGTCCAACAACTCCCAAATGGAGTGCCCCAAAAATCGAAGTGAAATCCAATTTGTCAGAATATGACATTTCATATTATGAGATAGTTAGAAATACGGATGATGAACTCAAACCTGCCATTCTCCCGAGAAAGTTATAACCACATTATCTGCCTGCTTGTCATCTGATCGGACTAGTTCTAGTTCTTGTGGAGAAGAAACATCATAGAGTGTGGCAACTCTTCTACCTTGCACATCAAAAAGCTCTGAGCCTTCAACAAAGAGAGGATGTATCAAAGCGATAGCTGCCCAAAAACCAATATCTAAGCATTACAATCAAGTCTCAAAAATAGAAAAGTGTACTTGTACTAAATCTAATAAGTTCATGACATCTGGTTAAGCTACAATTATCTCTACATTCTTATGACTTATTTAACTCTGCACAGCATACACAATAAGTATTAAGCACAGAGTTACCACGTCTCTTCAAGTAATCATTAGTAATATCAAACTAAGAAATGTTTGGAATTATCAAGCTAGATCAAGTATAAccgttagaagaagaagaagaagaagaaagaaaatcccACCCATGCTCACTCATTTCACAATCAAATAGAATAATTGGGTAGCCACCCATAATGGAAGAAGAAACTTAACTACTTGCTCCATCATAATGAAACTGATACAACAAAATTAGACATTATAATTGAAATGAACAAAATGAAACATGAAACAAGTTCTATTTTAGCTTACATGAGCACTCATTTGCAAGAGATCCAAGAATCATCCAATAAGATGAAAGCACCGCAACCGTGCTTAAACAGGAATTTTACTCAATGCAGCTATTTAACCATCGAGCCATCAACAAGCGAAACATGACGTCGGAAAATCAAAGTTGAATTGGTGAAAAATTAAAACGGAGACAAAAAATCCAATCTCCTAACTTCCTTACTAGCTTACATGACCACTCATTTGCGAGTTCTTTGGATGGGGGTTCCGAGCCGAAGATGAAAGTGCTCCATCCTCTCTCGACTGCTGCCGTCATCACCTGCCTGCTCTCAGTCCACACCCACACAAGCTTCGATCGCTCATGACGGTCCGCACCCACAGAAGATGACATCGTAATGCGAGAATTCCCGGGAAGCACAGCTGCAATAGTGCCAACATGGATTAAGGAACAGAAACACCCGAAAATAATAAATGTTCATGTCATGGATTCGATTATCAAACTTAAAATGCAACCAAGAATACCAGTTTTAACTGGAATctgcactcaaaaaaaaaaaaaaaaaaggttttctaAGAAAATCAGCGAGGAAATATTACATTGGTAgtatttatatcaaaaaaaaatggagaaagaaTGGCAGAGTGATAAAAAAAAAGAGCAGCAAGCCTACGAACAAATTTGAGCTCCGAGAGAGGGAGGGAAGTGCGGGGGGTTGGGGGgagggatagagagagagagagagagagagagagtagtacCTCTTAGGAGAGAACGGGGCGGCGCCGGCGGGTTGGGGATCTTGGCCGAAATGAACGATAGAAGGGCCATGGAATTCTTTATCAAGGAGGATTGTTATCGAGACCCAAGGTTCTAGTAACCCACAAGAGAAACCTCGGTTGTCAGCGCTCAATTAAGGTGGGCCCAGAGAGGCGGTGGGGCCCCGATATCTGGTGTGGACAGATTCCTGACCAGATGtgttgtttgtttttctatttttttaagctttttttaatttataattaatcgtATGCCGTATATACAAAATAATCTTTGGGCGCCAaagttgagttttttttttttttttttttgaagaaaaaaacgtTCATAGGCAATTTCAGCAATTAGTTttagttccaaaaaaaaaaaaaaggtcggctccataaaaaattattgatttgaACTATTTTACCGTATACTTCTTGaattattcaataaaaaattattacatctttttttattaaaaaaatcatcaggcttggttaaaaattttaaataaaaaaatatttattttatattaatcgaTAATTTTTACTGGTTTGATGAaaatagtttaattttttttagataatatggtagttttttattaaattatttaagatatatgTGGTAGAACCATTCTAACTAATAAATTTTTCTGTAATTTTGATACTAAAATCAAAGATCTTGTTGGGTTTAAGATTGTCTAACCACACAATAAAGAATCACATTTCATACCTCTATGGTTTTATTGGTTTAAGACCATCATTTagactaaggataaatttataatgccTATAGATGCTGGGGAGAGACCAAGGAGGAGATGGATGAAGAGGCTGTTAGAGAGCGAGGTGAGTCGGGCTGGTCTAATTAGACTTGGACTTAATTTGgatctatatttttcaaaaaaattagaccTAAATCTAATCCAACTCGAAAAAAATTCAAACTGGACTCAGATAGGGACATGACCCAGCCCAACCAAGCTTAGTTCTAATCCCAATAACAAGTGTCAAACTCTACCCAAGAGATGAGTGTCACAATCCACCGTGCATATACATCTGGTGTTCGGCCTAATATTCTTTATTCTATCAACACCATACATAGTTCCACCAATGTTTCCGCGGCACCAGACCAACTTCATCCGGAATTAGAGCCACTCCAATCCATAAAGCACAGATTATGAGCTCACTTGTCAAACCTTGCATTCTAGAACTATAAACTAAATCAAGTTGTGCAATGTACCTCTTGTTATTCTTATTTTGATAGAATCCATCTAACATAGCCTAAGAGTTCCCCAAAAGTAACACAGCAACTAGGCCTCAATAATTTGCATTTGAATAATATATTTGAGCAGAAATAATCAGCTATGTACATTGCAGATCTTTTCCGATGGCTCGGAAAATTGTCGATATGCAGTGATGGCATGGAAGAACAGGCCAACAATATATAAGTTTTCAATATTGATATTTGAAGCGAATAAGAGCTTTGTACTCAATTGAAAGCAGAAATTAGAATTCCAATAGGCAAAAATGCATCTTTGAACCAGGATGCCTATAACCTGGTGGATGTGTGAGAGATAATTATCAAGCATCTCCATCCTCTTTCAAACATCACAATCTTTTCATAAAACCTCTCTTCTTCCTGACTGCGCACTAGCAATAACATGAAAAGACTAAAACCTCATTCAATGGTTTATCAAAACAACTATTCCAACCAATTATGCAAAAGAACCAAAACAATCCATAATGACTATAAGTTGTCAACTTGGTTCCCTTAAAGTAATAGCCAAAGAAAAGTGTAGTTCACaactgaaaaaaattaaaaaccagGCACCTGATTTCACATAGAACCATCCTGGGACTCACCAAAAACTtattagaaaattttaaaaaaacaaaGTAGCTTATATTCCCCATGACCTCACTTCTATTTGAGGGCAAATTTATACAACATATAGTGCTTATAAACCTCCCCAGGGCTATAAACCTCGCGTGGGAAGTTAGGGTGATTTACTGCATCAGGGAAGTCCTGGGTCTCCAAGCACAGTCCATCATGCTGCTTGTAGTGATGCCCACCCTTCCCCTTCTCATCCTTTAAGAAGTTTCCAGTGTAGAACTGCACCCCAGGCTGGTTGGCCCACAACTCAAGCACCCTTCCTGACTCACAATCCTCCACTATGGCCACCTTTCTCACCCCCTGCACGTCTGTAGGTGAATCCAACACATAATTTATGTCATAACCTCCCGGGAGCTGATCGATCCGGCTAGCAGATGTCATGGGCTTTCTGAAGTCATATGGAGTCCCTTCGACCGGTGCAATTTTACCAGTAGGGATGAGATTTTTGTCCACTGGGGTGAAGTGGGAAGCAAAGATTTGAACAGAATGCTTTAGGATTGTGCCACTGTCATGGCCTCCAAGATTCCAGTATGTGTGCTGGGCCAAATTCACCGGCGTCGGCTTGTTTCTGGGCACTGCACGCATCGATACGCTAAACACATAGTCGTAGTCGATTTTGTAGGTCACAAACACATCAAGATCACCAGGAAAGCCTGTTTCAGTGTTTCAAAGAAGACAATTATGTTAACGGAAAGAATTTAAATCTCATGCATTGTAGTTTTTCACTTAAGCTTTagctaagaatctaatttaagtaatgatgatgattattttcataaACTTATGAATGGTATCATTCTCCAAACACTAGAGAATAGTTATGACATAAAGAACAATATCATTTTTATAACACACACAAATCACTTAATAACGTAATGTTGGGGGATATCTGACTTATTTGAGTTATGAAGAGAACCTTCTAATTTTATAGACCATATGTAAGTAGAGACCAAAAAGAAGTGATTTAAATATAAATTGACTTAGAAGAAGGCATACCTTGTTCACCATCAAAGCTGTGATAGTAGAATGTGATGTAAGGGAATTCACCGTCTACTTTTTCTTTAACTGTCCAAATGACCCGATTGAATCCTCTGTGTCCACCTTTTGAAGCATTGAAGTAATAAACTTAATATATGGACATGTTGATTTGTGTTGAAATAGATGGAAGAAATATACCATGAAGAGTGTTATTCCCATCATTGCGGATTAGCTTGTAGACAGTTCCATTTATAGAGAATCGTGCATCTGCAATCCTATTAGCAACTCGCCCGACCAAAGCTCCAAAATAAGTTGTATCATTCTGATGAAAATTGAGGAAAAATGAAAGGGAGAATAAGACTTCCAAAGTGATGAACAACTAATCTTATGAGACACATTAGAGTTCCCCAATAATAACAAATACAAGTCGAAATGATTAGAAGCACTTGAACTACCAGTGACTTCAAACCACATAGTTTTAATCAGCAAGTTATATATATCCTTAATGGCTAAAAGACAATGCCGCCATGCTAAAGAACCAATGGTGGAATTTAAACAATAATGAatttaacacacacacacacacagagtacCAGAAAGAGTCAAGAAAAATAACCTTTGCTTCCTAATATTTATGGCTAATACTATAAGAACATTACATACAGAGAACATTTGACTTTTTAACATATCATGTGCATTGAAAAAAAACTGTATAATTTGGCATAACAATCTTCTTAGTTGAATATTGGAATCATGGCCATCTAGATGATCATAATAAGCAGGCACTAAAGGCATGCAGAACCGTAGACTCATTACCACACCAAGAAAATGaaaacactcaaaaaaaaaaaaggtggcaaAAATGAAACATTTTCTTATTTAACTCTTGAAACGAATAAGATCACTTCTATTGTCATCACATCCATCATAGTTTCATCTGTTCAATTTTAGGCAATGAGCATCTATGCGAAAATCTTATCCAAGAAGAACCCAACCAaaaaacaataaataaataaataagcagACCACAAGCCTTTAGCACAAGGATTtagaagggagaaagaaagacTCACAACATAAGAACCGATCTTATCATAGCCAAGAACAACATCATTCAATTTTCCTGCAAAGGAGAAGGAAGGGATTTACAACAGCCATCCAAAAAAAAGcctatattttgatctaaaacatTTTATCCTTAATTAAATAAATCGGGACTAATGGTTTCATATCATTAGTCTCCgtatttctccaaaaaaaaaaaaaacttaaaaaatccTATGATTTCCAACCTTTGGAATCGGGAAGAATAACTGAGAGAATGGTTGCACCCCAGTTGGTAACCTTCACGGAGAAGTCTCCTCTCTTGAGCTCATATATCCCTACCATCTTTCTTGGAGCCCCATTGGATACTCCCATTAAAGCCAACAGCAAAACAGAGATGAACAAAAGTGTTCTCCTCGCCATGGCTGTGGAGGCGGCACAAAGAGGCTCAGCTTCTTGTATATATAACCCTTAAAAAAGGGGATAATGGAACCGTGGATTCCTTTATCAAAGAGAagctatatatataaagagagaaaTAGTGTTTTGGTTGctctgaaaaaaattagataagaaCAAATCTCTAACTATTCGACCGGCAATCttatttttaactttttgtgATGTTTGCCCAACCGAATTAGTTTCATTTCGTTCTTTCAAAATTTCCCCAATTTGCCCGGCGACTTTGATTGAACTCACCGACGGCCGCACGGTTTAAGTTGGAGACTATGGGTTTTGGCGACAGGATTAGGCTGATACGTAGAACTTACAAGCTCATGAGAACCAAATAAAACTATgtaaagcaaaaaaagaaaagaaaagttagGGTTTAGATCCGTGGAACGTAAATGGAATTATGGAACCGAGATGGGAATTTTATTTTGCATTAAATTTGTGCTGGAAATTTGCAAGAGGTCTTTTTACTATTATTTattctctaccaaaaaaaaaaaaaaggctatttattcaacataaaataattctcttaaccatattttaatataatagttaaaatatatacataattttatactaaattataagtataaatagtaaattacaataataagcaTAAAATAGTTTAATATAAAATACTAGTTAGaagtatatattttatatattgtttatatatgtatatttattatACTAAAAATATGTGCCCTGAAATCTGGATTTATTTCTCCAAGATTCCATCTACCAATTTTCAATCATGAATTACCGTCATACCCTTCATATGATGCTTAAATCACCCCACCCTAATCTcgctaatattttgaaaatattataaATCGGTGGCAGTCA contains the following coding sequences:
- the LOC105041702 gene encoding uncharacterized protein, coding for MARRTLLFISVLLLALMGVSNGAPRKMVGIYELKRGDFSVKVTNWGATILSVILPDSKGKLNDVVLGYDKIGSYVNDTTYFGALVGRVANRIADARFSINGTVYKLIRNDGNNTLHGGHRGFNRVIWTVKEKVDGEFPYITFYYHSFDGEQGFPGDLDVFVTYKIDYDYVFSVSMRAVPRNKPTPVNLAQHTYWNLGGHDSGTILKHSVQIFASHFTPVDKNLIPTGKIAPVEGTPYDFRKPMTSASRIDQLPGGYDINYVLDSPTDVQGVRKVAIVEDCESGRVLELWANQPGVQFYTGNFLKDEKGKGGHHYKQHDGLCLETQDFPDAVNHPNFPREVYSPGEVYKHYMLYKFALK